A segment of the Fibrobacter succinogenes subsp. succinogenes S85 genome:
AGTGGCAAGGCCAGAACCGTTAAGCGTGTGGAGGTAGACGTTCTTGCCGCCTACCTTCGTCTTGATGTTGGCGCGGCGTGCCTGGTAGTCTTCGAAGTTCGAGCAGGAGCTGACTTCGAGCCACTTCTTTTCGACCGGAGCGTAGACTTCGAGGTCGTAGCACTTGGCTGCACCGAAACCGAGGTCGCCCTTGCAGAGTGCGAGGCGGTGGTACGGGAGGCCGAGCTTTTCGAGGAGCTTTTCACCGAAGCGGGTGAGTTCTTCGTGGTCTTCGTAGCTGTGTTCCGGATGAGCAAAGTAGACCATTTCAACCTTGTTGAACTGGTGCAAGCGGAGGAGACCGCGGGTGTCCTTGCCATAGCTACCAGCTTCGCGGCGGAAGCATGCAGAGTAGGCGCAGATGCGCTTCGGGAGTTCAGATTCCGGAATCACTTCGCCAGAGTAGAGGTTGGTGAGCGGGACTTCTGCAGTCGGAATGAGGAACAGGTCGTCATCCTTGTCGCAGCGGTACATGTCTTCTTCGAACTTCGGGAGCTGACCCGTGCCGCGCATGGTGTTGCGGGTAACGAGGTACGGCGGAGTGAATTCTTCGAAGCCAGCCTTCTGGTGTTCGTCGAGGAAGAACTGGATGAGGGCGCGTTCGAGGCGAGAGCCGAGACCGCGGTAAACCGGGAATCCGGAACCAGAAATCTTGGCGCCACGTTCAAAGTCAAAAATGCCAAGGCGTTCGCCGAGAGTCTTGTGGTCAACGCGGGCGAAGTCATCGTTCTTGGTGTAGTAGTCAAACGGGATCGGACCGTCTTTTTCGACAACGTTATCGCTGGAGTCCTTGCCTTCCGGAGAACGCGGAGCGATGTTCGGAACGTGCATGAGCATTTCGGTCTGCTTGTAGTCAAGTTCCTTGAGCTTCTTGTCGAGTTCATCAATCTTGTTGCCGAGTTCGCGTGTTGCGGCCTGGGCTTCGTCAGCGTTTTCGCCCTTCTTCTTGAGTTCGCCAATGCGCTTGGACTGGGCGTTACGTTCGCTCTTGAGGCGTTCGACTTCGGTGAGGAGCGGGCGGCGTTCGTTATCAACGGCGAGCACGTCACGAAGGCTTACGGTCGTATATTTCTTTTCGGTTTCAGCAATATAATATTCCGGATTTTCGCGGATCTTTTTAATATCAAGCATTTTATGCCTCTGTTGAAAATTTTTACGGGGAAGAATATAGAAAAGTAGGAAGTAGGAAGTAGGAAGTAGGAAGTGAAAATTTAACGAAAACCAATGATTAATAACTTGCGACTAACAACTAATAGCATAGTTTTACAGGATCCTTCACTAAGCGCTAAATTCTGCCAACTGCCTACTGCTAACTAAATTCTATTAATTCTTCTGTTGTTTGCGTTTACATCGGTAATTGAGTGGGACGTGTTGTCCCGAAATTTTTTGAATATACATTATAACTTGGGAAAGGAAGAGAACAATGGGTAAACAAGGAAGGAATCTAGAGGAGTACAAACATGAAATTTCCTTTACTGCTTTTAGTAGCCGCATCGTTCTCTTTTGCCCAGTGGGGCGGCGGTGGCGGAAAATCGCTAAACGACTATAAAAAAGAATCGGTGTCGGGTAGAGATATCCACGTGTATGCGCCGAGCAATCTAGCGCCCAAGAGCCCTTTGCTCATTTCGTGCCATGGCATGGACCAAGACCCCAATTACCAGCAGTCCAATACGCATTGGGAAGCGGTTGCCGATACGGCGGGATTTGTCGTCGTGTATCCTAGAGGTGGGACAGGGATGAGTACCTGGGATATCAGCGGTGACAAGGATACAAAATGGGTGGTGCAAATTATTGAACAGATGGTCAAGGAATATGACATTGACCAAAAGCGTGTTTACCTTTCGGGATTCTCAATGGGGGGCATGTTCACTTACCATGCTATGAGCAAGATTGCAGATAAAATAGCGGCGTTTGCGCCAACATCTGGTACAAATGTGATGGGTGCGTCAAAGGCGATGCGTCCTGTGCCTATCATTCACCCGCATGGAACAAGTGACGATGTCTTGAATTACAGCCAGGTTGAAGGCTTTATCAAGAATTACCGTGATCAGTTCCATTGCCCGTCTCAGGCCGAAGTTCAAAATAATTATCCCAATAGTGAAAACAGGGCGACGATGTATACTTGGGGCCCTTGCGATGAAGGCGTTTATATTAAACACCTTAAGCTTGAAGGCCGTGGCCATAGCCCTTCCAAGGCCGATGTTTCTGACATCTGGAATTTCGTGAAACAGTATTCTTTGGATGGTGCCTCGATTACGCCGTCGATTGAAGTTCCGACGAACAGGGATTCCGTGTTTAACGGCTCTTTCTCGGATTCGCTTAAGCTTGCAGGCTGGACTTTGCAGCAACATAGCGGCGAAGGATCCTTGAAGTTGACTGAAGGCAAGGCCGAAATCAACGTGACCAAGACGGGTACGAATGCTTATGATGTACAAATGATTCAGAATGGCGTCCACTACGAAAAAGGTCAAAGCTACAAGGTGACTTTTGATGCCTATGCATCTGTGGCGAGAACGCTTGAAGTGAATATCGAAAAGGATACGGACCCATGGACGAGTTACCTGGGCGAGGCAAAAACTTTTGACTTAGGGACTGAGAAAAAGAACTTTGAAATTCTGTTCACCATGAATGAAGCTACGGATGAAAATGGACGCGTTTCTTTCAATGCGGGCCTTGCTACGGGTAGCGTGTTCATTGACAATGTGGTGTTGAGCAAAGTTGAAGGTACGCTTGGTCTTGCGAAGAATGTGCGCGTGCTTGCTGGCGAAAGAACGCTTAGCGTGTACGATATGAATGGCTCTTTTGTATGTAATCTTAAGGGCGTGCGCGTGAATGACGTCCAGTCGAAATTGAATTCAATGAAGCTGGAAAAAGGCTTGTATGTTGTGAAAAACGGCTCCTTCAGCAGAATTTATTCTGTGAAGTAGTTACGCTCTGTAATAAGAACGCTTTTTGCAAAGTCCATGGCAATTTGTTTGTCGTGGGCTTTTTGCTATTGTGTATGTTTTGGGAGTGCGTTAAAAATGTGCGCTGCCCGTTTATACCTGTTCTGCTTTTTAGGCGAGAGGTTCTGCGAGCAGTGCGAAGGGTTCCGCCTCTGTGATGCGGACGCGGAGCGTTTTCCCGGCTGGGAAGGTGCCTTGTAATGCGACGGGGCGGTAGGCCTCGTTGCGGGCGATTGTGGTTCCGGCGCGGTAGCCGGGCTTTTCGGTGACGACGGTGCATTCGTCGCCAATCCATTCGCGGTTGTTCTCGAGAGCGATTTGCTGGAACGCTTCGGCGAGAATCGCGGAACGTTCGTGCTTAATATCGTCGGAGACCGCTTGGTTGGATGCTGTTTCGAGACGCGCGGCGACGGTGCCTGGGCGTGTGACAAAACGCGTGATGTTGCAGACGGTCGGTCGAGTTTCTTTCAAGAGCGTTAACGTGTCGTTGAAATCTGCGGCGGTTTCGCCGGGATAGCCGACGATAAGGTCGGTGCTGAGCGTGAATTTGCGGAATCGCTCGGTAAAGGCGTGGGCGAGGGTTGCGTAGTCGCGTGCTGTGTGGCGGCGGTTCATCGCCTTGAGCACGTTTTCGCTGCCGCTTTGGACGGGAATGTGGATGAACTTGTAAATGCGATCATCCGTGAAGCAATTCAAAAGCGCTTCTTGATAGCTGAGGACATGGCGCGGATTGCCCATGCCGAGGCGGATGCGGTAATTGCCGTTCACGTGCGTGAGGATTCTTTGCGTGAGTTCGGCGAGATTCGTGCCGATGTCAAAACCGTAACAGGCGCAATCTTGGCCGGTGAGCTGGATTTCTAGGCAACCGTCATCGACGAGCGCTTGGACTTGATCCACGATGGTTTGGGGTGCAAAGCTGTGGAGGCGGCCTTTGACGAGATGTGTGCTGCAAAAGGCGCAAGCGTCGAGACAGCCTTCTTCGATGTTCACGATGCCGACGAACGGGGATTCGCGAAGGACATTGCGAGAGGCTTTATTGCTGTCGGGAGTGCGCGCGTTTATCTGGCTTGAGGGGGATTGCGCGGACTGGGTTGGTAATATTGCCGAGGCATCAAGTTCTTTCAGGCTTGTGAATTGAACGTGTGGAACGGTGCGGAGAGCTTCTTCGCGGAAGTCCTTGGGGGCGCAACCCGTGATATATATGGGAACGCCCGGAAATGTGCTCGCTGCTTTGCGCAGGAGTTTCATGGCGCCCGCGTTGCCCTTGACCGTGCAAACGTTCAGGTAGAACGCTTCGGGCTTTTCAGTGCGGAAGTCCGCGGCATTCTCGGCGCTTGTGGAATTCTCGGCATTTTCAAGATTCGCGGCGCTTGTGGAATTTTCGGCGTTTGTGGAATGCGCCGGCTTCGCTTCCGGAAACTCGAACGTGACTTCGGATTTTTGCGAGAGAATGCGCGCAATCTTTTCACCGTCACCGAAATTTGCGGCACAGCCCTGGCTTAAAACGACTATCATCTCTTGAATTTTTCCAGCGTGATGCCGGGGTAATAGTGCGTTAAAATCTGGATGTAGCTTTGACCGGCCTGTGCGCGAGCGCGAGCGCCCATTTGGCAAAGCCCAACGCCATGTCCGAATCCCTTGCCCTTGAGAATCCATTCATTCCCGTTCTTGTGGATGCGGAAAAAGCTGGAGGGGAGGATTGTGCCACCGCGCTTGAAAAGCCAGCGGATTTTGTCTGCTTTGGCAGTGAAAGAACCGTTGTTCGTTTCGATGACGAGCGTGTGGATGCGACCGCTCTTGAGCGTGTCTTGAATGTGCATCGACTTGATGCTCGAAAAACTCGGGACGTTTGCTTTCGCTTCTTTTGCGTTTATCTGGAATAAATCGCGAAGTTCGTCTTCGGTAAATTCACGAGTCCATTCGGTGTAGTTGGATTCGCGGCACCACGGCGTTCCGTCGGGGCGGAGATCTGGCTTGTTTTTGAGATAGGGGTGGTCTGGGCGACCCCAGGTGACAACGCCTTCAGTTTCGCCACCGCAAGTGGAATGGTAATAGGCTGTGATGAATTCTCCGTTGTACGTCATCACGACGCCTTCGGTTTCGCGGACTGCTTTGTCTGTAAGTGCAGTGGCGCTGTGGAGGCCTTTGTAGACTTGGTCGCGTGTGTCGGCGTAAACGTCAAAGCCTTGTGCGA
Coding sequences within it:
- the serS gene encoding serine--tRNA ligase encodes the protein MLDIKKIRENPEYYIAETEKKYTTVSLRDVLAVDNERRPLLTEVERLKSERNAQSKRIGELKKKGENADEAQAATRELGNKIDELDKKLKELDYKQTEMLMHVPNIAPRSPEGKDSSDNVVEKDGPIPFDYYTKNDDFARVDHKTLGERLGIFDFERGAKISGSGFPVYRGLGSRLERALIQFFLDEHQKAGFEEFTPPYLVTRNTMRGTGQLPKFEEDMYRCDKDDDLFLIPTAEVPLTNLYSGEVIPESELPKRICAYSACFRREAGSYGKDTRGLLRLHQFNKVEMVYFAHPEHSYEDHEELTRFGEKLLEKLGLPYHRLALCKGDLGFGAAKCYDLEVYAPVEKKWLEVSSCSNFEDYQARRANIKTKVGGKNVYLHTLNGSGLATPRVMVGICDNYQQKDGSLKIPEVLRPYMGGLEFITPKK
- a CDS encoding carbohydrate binding domain-containing protein, producing the protein MKFPLLLLVAASFSFAQWGGGGGKSLNDYKKESVSGRDIHVYAPSNLAPKSPLLISCHGMDQDPNYQQSNTHWEAVADTAGFVVVYPRGGTGMSTWDISGDKDTKWVVQIIEQMVKEYDIDQKRVYLSGFSMGGMFTYHAMSKIADKIAAFAPTSGTNVMGASKAMRPVPIIHPHGTSDDVLNYSQVEGFIKNYRDQFHCPSQAEVQNNYPNSENRATMYTWGPCDEGVYIKHLKLEGRGHSPSKADVSDIWNFVKQYSLDGASITPSIEVPTNRDSVFNGSFSDSLKLAGWTLQQHSGEGSLKLTEGKAEINVTKTGTNAYDVQMIQNGVHYEKGQSYKVTFDAYASVARTLEVNIEKDTDPWTSYLGEAKTFDLGTEKKNFEILFTMNEATDENGRVSFNAGLATGSVFIDNVVLSKVEGTLGLAKNVRVLAGERTLSVYDMNGSFVCNLKGVRVNDVQSKLNSMKLEKGLYVVKNGSFSRIYSVK
- a CDS encoding MiaB/RimO family radical SAM methylthiotransferase, which codes for MIVVLSQGCAANFGDGEKIARILSQKSEVTFEFPEAKPAHSTNAENSTSAANLENAENSTSAENAADFRTEKPEAFYLNVCTVKGNAGAMKLLRKAASTFPGVPIYITGCAPKDFREEALRTVPHVQFTSLKELDASAILPTQSAQSPSSQINARTPDSNKASRNVLRESPFVGIVNIEEGCLDACAFCSTHLVKGRLHSFAPQTIVDQVQALVDDGCLEIQLTGQDCACYGFDIGTNLAELTQRILTHVNGNYRIRLGMGNPRHVLSYQEALLNCFTDDRIYKFIHIPVQSGSENVLKAMNRRHTARDYATLAHAFTERFRKFTLSTDLIVGYPGETAADFNDTLTLLKETRPTVCNITRFVTRPGTVAARLETASNQAVSDDIKHERSAILAEAFQQIALENNREWIGDECTVVTEKPGYRAGTTIARNEAYRPVALQGTFPAGKTLRVRITEAEPFALLAEPLA
- a CDS encoding SpoIID/LytB domain-containing protein — protein: MTTLSLATSSLAAGNSEYSPIEANSVSEQTIVPQKIKKELNRPIQVGVFVGVPNIFVRQKNEELHITASKGKLKIKTKSKRQQTADRRVFKATGSSASDCIAIATDKAGLNKACYNGEFIVTANGNKLNAINVIDIEDYLRGVVPYEIGKLDESKFEALKAQAVAARTYAYKHFGSRVAQGFDVYADTRDQVYKGLHSATALTDKAVRETEGVVMTYNGEFITAYYHSTCGGETEGVVTWGRPDHPYLKNKPDLRPDGTPWCRESNYTEWTREFTEDELRDLFQINAKEAKANVPSFSSIKSMHIQDTLKSGRIHTLVIETNNGSFTAKADKIRWLFKRGGTILPSSFFRIHKNGNEWILKGKGFGHGVGLCQMGARARAQAGQSYIQILTHYYPGITLEKFKR